From the Oryza glaberrima chromosome 5, OglaRS2, whole genome shotgun sequence genome, one window contains:
- the LOC127774937 gene encoding uncharacterized protein LOC127774937, with amino-acid sequence MTMEAERDGEEQRRPLLSSSSPPPPPPAAEHQHQHQQQYQYLGRSSSSALRGGGGGGGGGAGWGVGPEVSAAEVRSAASISSASYYPPPPALHHDVYPPDIHSPSPSPAAPTAPHPHGGLAIVPQGPYPYGGEYQPSHDGRRDVLDEVEIRQLLIDHVGHRCCWGSRPARTWKITSIEDCNVYVGTLETFIEERDTVTNKEPYDGGKIDGRDKGPVLAVWELDLRSEFPLLFVPEKEVMVKIPHSEVIEKCLDCESRGEIPCPICNAGQEHGFYKANQMTRCSACHGRGLLAHQDGSDTVCGMCSGKGMLPCIACGSRGLVTCKTCSGYGSLLAKSTAHVRWKTLSARKVSATRGAASVPDEVFHRAQGIQLCNIQAYQCTPAFFADSYQLNQFSSEVVASRLPVPPSARVISERHIISVVPVIRVTMAHRKQCFSFYVVGYNRDVFIRDYPSKFCWGLCCCFEWLRN; translated from the exons ATGACCATGGAGGcggagcgcgacggcgaggagcagcgccgccccctcctctcctcctcctctccgccgccaccgccgccag CGGCGGAACATCAGCATCAGCACCAGCAGCAGTACCAGTACCTGGGCCGCAGCAGCTCGTCggcgctgcgcggcggcggtggcggaggaggaggaggagcgggctGGGGCGTGGGGCCGGAGGTCAGCGCCGCGGAGGTCAGGTCCGCCGCGTCGATCTCCTCCGCCAGCTActacccaccgccgccggctctcCACCACGACGTCTACCCGCCGGACATCCACTCCCCGTCCCCGTCGCCAGCTGCCCCTACTGCTCCGCACCCTCACG GAGGATTAGCAATTGTTCCTCAAGGGCCGTACCCGTATGGCGGCGAATACCAGCCTTCTCATGATGGCAGAAG GGATGTACTGGATGAGGTAGAGATCCGGCAGCTCCTTATTGATCATGTTGGGCATCGGTGCTGCTGGGGAAGTAGGCCTGCTCGCACATGGAAAATTACCTCTATTGAGGATTGCAATGTATATGTTGGAACTTTGGAAACTTTCATCGAGGAAAGGGACACTGTAACTAACAAGGAACCCTATGATGGTGGGAAAATAGATGGAAGAGACAAGGGTCCTGTGCTTGCAGTGTGGGAACTTGATCTGAGGTCTGAGTTTCCTCTACTGTTTGTACCAGAAAAAGAAGTAATGGTCAAGATCCCTCACTCAGAAGTAATTGAAAAATGCTTAG ATTGCGAGAGTCGTGGAGAGATACCATGTCCTATTTGCAATGCTGGTCAGGAGCACGGATTTTACAAGGCAAATCAGATGACCCGTTGCAGTGCATGTCATGGGAGGGGTTTACTTGCTCACCAAGATGGATCTGATACAGT ATGTGGAATGTGCAGTGGTAAAGGAATGTTGCCTTGTATAGCATGTGGATCGCGTGGCCTAGTAACATGCAAGACATGTAGTGGCTATGGTTCCCTTCTCGCAAAAAGCACTGCTCATGTTCGATG GAAGACACTGTCAGCAAGAAAAGTGAGCGCAACTAGGGGAGCTGCCTCTGTGCCTGACGAAGTATTCCACAGAGCCCAGGGGATTCAGCTATGCAACATACAGGCGTACCAGTGCACTCCTGCATTCTTCGCCGATTCGTACCAGCTCAACCAGTTCTCCTCAGAAGTCGTAGCTAGCCGGCTTCCAGTTCCACCGTCCGCGAGGGTCATTTCCGAGAGGCACATCATCTCCGTCGTGCCTGTGATCCGTGTCACAATGGCTCATCGCAAGCAATGTTTCAGCTTCTACGTCGTCGGCTACAATAGGGATGTTTTCATAAGAGATTATCCTTCGAAATTCTGCTGGGGCCTCTGCTGTTGCTTTGAGTGGCTGCGGAACTAG
- the LOC127774855 gene encoding uncharacterized protein LOC127774855 gives MTTKKKPLSSSPSTSVAKLLLRWRGRSKAAKDESIEFFSELRSSQPDRRGAASDHAGGGGAPDGRGKAKSAAPAAAGGDAGGGGKLLSTGTEKHDYDWLLTPPASPLWSPATSAAAGHHVSAAPPPSRLERASSAPYAKGNSRLPLTRRENGPPASRLSRSSSATSQLSTVAHAPGTVFSGRRTLSSASVSSINTASSTSVGSTPRGSSASTSPRTPATARGAPAGAAWPRHRDRTQALHVFGAAAAAGQPSASSLVSRSRPSLTAPSSGALQRATPGSAGTSSPRSTAPACQQPAATRRGANSVARSGSTPRAASPSPRARDVSIAAGASRVAPPPMSSSKPRQAPASGKQSNGNGMAAASTAAQRWRSAGRNARREEAVTHESSRNSDSRRKIDVANTSAAARRTADLSSPRGASGGSPTSGGGGRNKSTDTDAKRSLWQGAAARHLMAAARRDATPTTRRRGGLSSVASRSRLGITPAASSGDISATPTGRRSTPAKGRPAADAAAAASSPRVAAGDAFPSSRYDAMLLREDPRNLTWLHGCDDGEEIDGGDLVEASLESFDVPAGLSSTGLHGGKTLNFGANL, from the exons AtgacgacgaagaagaagccgctgtcgtcgtcgccgtccacctCCGTGGCGAAGCTTCTCCTGCGGTGGCGCGGCCGGAGCAAGGCGGCCAAGGACGAGAGCATCGAGTTCTTCTCCGAGCTACGGAGCAGCCAGCCCgatcgccgcggcgccgcctccgatCACGCCG ggggaggaggagctccggaTGGGAGGGGAAAGGCAAAGAGCGCcgcccccgctgccgccggtggagacgccggcggcggcggcaagctctTGTCGACGGGAACCGAGAAGCATGACTACGATTG GCTTCTGACACCTCCGGCGTCGCCACtctggtcgccggcgacgagcgccgccgcagGCCACCAtgtctccgccgcgccgccgccgagccggctGGAAAGAGCTAGCTCGGCGCCATACGCGAAAGGGAATTCACGG CTGCCATTGACACGGCGGGAGAACGGGCCCCCGGCGTCGAGGCTGTCGAGGAGCAGCTCCGCGACGTCGCAACTCTCCACCGTCGCCCACGCGCCGGGCACCGTGTTCTCCGGCCGCCGGACAttgtcgtcggcgtcggtgtcGTCGATCAACACGGCGAGCAGCACGTCCGTGGGCTCGACGCCGCGggggtcgtcggcgtcgacgagccCACGCACGCCGGCCACCGCAAGGGGCGCGCCGGCCGGGGCGGCTTGGCCCCGTCACAGGGACAGAACACAAGCACTGCACGtgttcggcgccgccgccgccgccggccaaccCAGCGCGTCGTCGCTGGTGTCCAGGTCGAGACCCTCGCTGACGGCGCCGTCGAGCGGAGCGCTCCAGCGCGCGACGCCCGGCTCCGCCGGCACGTCGAGCCCGAGGTCAACCGCCCCGGCGTGTCAGCAACCTGCAGCGACCAGACGTGGCGCCAACTCCGTGGCACGTTCGGGGTCAACGCCACGGgccgcgtcgccctcgccgCGAGCGCGTGACGTCAGCATTGCGGCGGGCGCGTCCcgtgtcgcgccgccgcccatgtcCAGCAGCAAGCCGAGGCAGGCGCCGGCGTCGGGGAAGCAAAGCAACGGCAACGGCATGGCGGCGGCAAGCACGGCAGCCCAGAGGTGGCGCTCGGCCGGGAGGAACGcacggagggaggaggcggtcACCCATGAATCATCAAGAAACAGCGACAGTCGCCGGAAGATCGACGTAGCGaacaccagcgccgccgctcgccgcactGCTGACCTCTCTAGCCCgcgcggcgcgagcggcggttctccgacgagcggcggcggcggtcggaaCAAGTCGACAGACACCGACGCGAAGCGCAGCCTATGGCAGGGAGCAGCGGCACGGCacctgatggcggcggcgcgccgggacGCAACCCCCACCACCCGCCGGAGAGGTGGCCTCTCGTCGGTGGCGTCAAGAAGCCGCCTGGGGATcacgcccgccgcctcctccggtgaCATCTCGGCCACGCCCACTGGACGACGGTCCACGCCGGCGAAAGGCaggcccgccgccgacgcggccgcggccgcatCCTCCCCGCGGGTGGCCGCGGGGGACGCGTTCCCGAGCTCGCGGTACGACGCCATGCTGCTCCGGGAGGACCCCAGGAACCTGACATGGCTGCACGgatgcgacgacggcgaggagatcGACGGCGGAGATCTGGTCGAGGCCTCGCTGGAGTCGTTCGACGTGCCGGCCGGGTTGAGCAGCACGGGGCTGCACGGCGGCAAGACTTTGAATTTTGGCGCCAATTTGTAA
- the LOC127773331 gene encoding putative zinc transporter At3g08650, with product MDSRVGVVLFFLLFVLVRDVSAVAETEVGVVRVVQEAPDRKLEGAGGQDGFKSGKVPVSTVAWSTLAMAAATGLGALPFFFLELEAQWAGLCNGLAAGVMLAASFDLVQEGQMYGSGSWVVFGILSGGFFIWLCKKFLEQYGEVSMLDIKGADASKVILVVGIMTLHSFGEGSGVGVSFAGSKGFSQGLLVTIAIAVHNIPEGLAVSMLLSSRGVSPQKAMIWSIITSLPQPIVAVPAFLCADAFQKVLPFCTGFAAGCMIWIVIAEVLPDAFKEAAPSQVASAGTLAVAFMETLGTVLQGFTDGHNSEDTAGFLVSLVFGLGPLFGGIVLVAFSLTFSMPHPLLTGVASGIAFRLAAWRPLQLLMSSKMGLFTTLFLLIGGSLIYHVATSNILQLVNRKKSSVNVITSSSGLSLSVLTLQSLLACGSVFLHAYAEGLQLGVAARKAYGLGRYMVLPVSLHGLPRGAAVASCIYGATDSWRAALAAAALTGFAGPSAAISAILAKIDYSGLDYWMVIACGALIPSFGRVFKRSLRLDMRKSICGLLIGFAFASVCLMSTRFICLHTPYCNSAPEAVT from the exons ATGGACTCAAGAGTTGGAGTGGTCCTATTCTTCCTGCTCTTTGTCCTTGTCCGCGATGTCTCAGCGGTCGCTGAGACAGAGGTTGGCGTTGTGCGCGTCGTGCAGGAAGCGCCTGATAGGAAGCTTGAGGGCGCAGGCGGGCAGGATGGGTTCAAGAGCGGGAAGGTGCCGGTGTCTACGGTCGCGTGGTCGACGCTTGCAATGGCCGCTGCCACCGGTTTGGGTGCTCTGCCATTCTTTTTCCTGGAGCTAGAGGCCCAGTGGGCGGGACTTTGCAATGGACTCGCGGCAGGGGTGATGTTAGCGGCGAGCTTCGATCTTGTGCAGGAAGGGCAAATGTATGGCAGTGGGAGCTGGGTTGTGTTTGGGATTTTGAGCGGAGGGTTTTTCATCTGGCTTTGCAAGAAG TTTCTTGAGCAATATGGAGAAGTAAGCATGCTCGATATAAAAGGTGCAGATGCAAGTAAAGTTATTCTTGTTGTCGGAATAATGACACTCCATTCTTTTGGGGAGGGCTCTGGTGTGGGTGTTTCCTTTGCTGGCTCAAAAGGATTCTCTCAAGGTCTTTTAGTTACTATAGCCATTGCTGTACACAACATACCTGAAGGCTTAGCTGTAAGCATGTTGCTATCATCCAGGGGTGTATCCCCACAAAAGGCAATGATATGGAGTATCATAACATCTTTACCACAG CCAATTGTTGCTGTCCCTGCATTCCTTTGTGCCGATGCATTTCAAAAGGTGCTTCCCTTTTGTACTGGTTTTGCTGCTGGATGCATGATATGGATTGTAATTGCTGAGGTTCTTCCTGATGCTTTTAAG GAAGCTGCTCCATCTCAAGTTGCTTCTGCCGGAACGCTTGCTGTTGCTTTCATGGAAACATTGGGTACAGTGCTTCAGGGATTTACTGATGGCCACAA CTCAGAAGATACAGCAGGCTTTTTGGTATCACTTGTATTTGGACTAGGTCCTCTTTTTGGAGGAATTGTACTTGTTGCATTCTCTCTTACTTTCAGCATGCCACACCCTCTTTTGACTGGTGTAGCATCAGGCATAGCCTTCCGTCTCGCAGCATGGAGACCTTTACAACTTCTAATGTCATCGAAGATGGGTCTATTTACCACCTTATTCCTCCTAATTGGAGGTTCTCTCATTTACCATGTCGCCACATCAAACATCCTTCAGCTAGTTAACCGCAAGAAATCTTCTGTTAATGTAATTACATCATCCTCAGGCCTCTCACTTAGTGTCCTCACACTGCAATCGCTCCTTGCTTGCGGTTCTGTCTTCCTTCACGCATATGCTGAAGGTCTTCAACTTGGTGTGGCTGCGCGCAAGGCTTATGGTCTAGGGCGCTACATGGTTCTTCCAGTTTCCCTTCATGGTCTACCACGAGGTGCTGCTGTTGCGAGCTGCATATATGGTGCCACTGATAGTTGGCGGGCAGCCTTGGCAGCCGCTGCTTTGACCGGCTTTGCAGGGCCAAGCGCTGCCATCAGTGCAATCCTCGCGAAGATTGACTACAGTGGACTAGACTACTGGATGGTCATTGCCTGTGGTGCTTTGATTCCAAGCTTTGGCCGAGTCTTCAAACGCTCGCTAAGGTTGGACATGCGGAAGAGCATCTGTGGGCTTTTGATAGGTTTCGCCTTTGCCTCTGTATGCCTGATGTCGACCAGATTCATTTGCTTGCACACTCCCTACTGCAACTCAGCTCCAGAAGCAGTCACATaa